The window CCACAGAAGGCAAGAAGTCGGGGGGAAATGCTGGCACACGTTCTTGTGTCCTGAAGAAAAGCTCGTCTATGAATATCTTGGCCCCCGTTCCGTCCTCCAAGCTTTTGCTGAAACGGAGTCAAAGTGATTTGAATTTGCTGGCCATGGATAAAGGCAAGTCTGCTCCGCCGCTCATATTTGATTCCACCTCATCCCTCGCTACTATTGTCAACAAACCAGCTACCTGTGACAAAGTCATTCAAACCACTATCAGTGAACGTTTCCAAGAGTCTATTGGGGTACAAGTTTCTGTTTTGGAAGAGGAAAAGCCACCGGTACCTAAGCGGGGTACCAGCTTGGTACAGAAATCCATACTGAAAGGTTCTAAAAATACGTACAAAGTCCCAGACTCCGAAAAGCGTAGCGCGTGTGGAACAACTGAAAACGACCGTTGGACCAGTGAAATTGCGAACGGCAATTTGAATCGACCCAGCAGTACCGATGCTTCTCGCAACGATTCTCGAGCTGCAACGCCCCAACCAGATGACACGGAGAACGTTACTGGACGAGCAAAcagttttgaatatttccCAGGTCATGTATACGAGAACGTGCCAAATGGGAGCGAAAGTCAGGTCTCCACCGTTGACACGAGACGATCCAACTCCACTATGCCGAACACTAGCTCAAGTATCGATGAAAAACTGTGGGGAGATTCCGATAGCTTGGTAAGAGACTTGGAAAGGAGCGTTAACATACTCAAGAGTTTAGTGGATGCTAACAAGTGCGATAAACAAGTTAAAAAGAGGCTGATACACCATGTTGTCAAGAGACTGGTCACGGCAAAATATACCGACGATAAAATCGAGCACAACTTGGAAGAAAACGTTCCGTGGAATCCAGACGATGCTAGAAAAAAAGTCTACAGAACCGATATAATCCAGGCTTTAACCAAGAAACAAAATACGACTGATTCTTCTGATGAATGGAAACcatcgaagaaaaagaaaagcccAAAGAAGCAGCTCAACGAAGAGGTCAGGGTTGTCGATGAGATGATCACCTTGGAGAGCAGTAATAGCGACAAATTCGATGTACAAACGGATAGGACAGAAATGGATGGGAGAAAGGCAAGAATGGGGCTTAGGGCGGACGATTGTCAGCGAAGCAGCAATTCACCTACAGATGCTAACAAGAGTGAGAGCTCGGAGTGCTTTCTACCCCAACGAAGAGACAAGGCCAAAGCTCATGATAATATCTTCTACTTCaaacaaaattccaaaattccAAACGGAGACACGTCAACATCCGATAATCCGTTGGATCAGAAGAGAATATATTTGGATGCATCTGTCGGAGCCAGGCAAAGTGTAATGGGATCCAGTAACAGTAGTAAAAACAGTGCTGATTGGAGGATGCCGACAACATTGTCCGAGAGACAGTTTGAATTACGCAGACCCAATACTTCGGAATCTGGAGATTCAAAGTTGGTTAGCTATGCGgaaactgaaaagaaaaatcaacttCTTTGGATCACTAATGAAATCAGTCACTTATCTAATTTGAAGAAGTAAGCTTTCCGTCGATTCCGTTGTTACGTTACTTTGTTCAGCTTGAATGTACAGAAGTTTGACTGATTTTGTTTGACAAAGAATAGAGGGctggcaatttttttacagttttattAGAGGTCCAGAAATATACTCTGAAGTTTGCCTGAAAAATTAGCTCCACATTTTCGCGCGAATTTTAGTTTGGACGTGATGTTTGCAAAGAACTAATTTTATACAGGGCAATACGATGGAAAACTTTCATAGGAACgatttttgtcaaaaagtGACATCAAATGGCAGttttttcgatattcaaaaaaatttggtgcGAAAATTCGCAGCTACATTTCCGATGAACTTCAGGATATGTTCCTAGGTATCTAATGaactcttaaaaaaatttcggccCTTTATTCTTTGTCAATAGCAGTGATGTACATTCCGACTGAACTAACTACCATTTCAcggaattcagaaaaattaattattactttcTCAGATTATTGGAACAACCAAAGAAATCAGATCGCCCGAGGATGtcaccaaaaaaaattaaacatgcCATTGTTACACAGAAACCGTTGGCGTTACTAAAATGTGCATGTGGTGGCAATAATCATGACAATACTCAAAGGTAAGATAAGCGGTGTGATAGAATTACTGTTCGTACCTGTTTCttgaacataaaaaataaaactgttttcaGGACTGCTTCGGATATCTGCGACGAATCGATCAAACCGCAGTGGTCATCTCACTGCAACCTGGCGACTTGCCAATCCACTGTCAGTTCCagtgcaaaaaatttcaactatcAATTGAAGAAACGAAACAGTTGCACGCAAACAGGAACAGAGCCTGCGAGGGCGCATTCCCAAACCGGAAGCGAAATCACGTCTCCACCTTTGAAGCATCACAATTCAGAAGTAACGTCAGTTAATATTCACGTACAAACTTCACCCTCTTCGTTGACTTCGCCGCCTCCGTTAAGACCCCGGCTAACCTTGCCTGAAAACACTTTACCGAAAGCTGGTTGTCCTGTTCATAAACATTCGGGTCTCGTTTGTCAGTGCGGTAGAAGGCAAGAGCACCAGGAGGCAGgacagaatttattaaaaaataattgtctgTATCATTTTTCTAACCAAAAATTATCCGAACAAAATCTTTCAAATGCTCATCATCATCAGCCTTCACCTCTTCATTTCAATCACCAAAGAGTCCCTGTTTCTAACTCTGATCAGTCTAATCGGCCAAATCAAACCGGTACCGATATTATGCAGCCAATTAGCCACGGGGTCGGCagcaaaaatcgaaaatctgAGCCAAAGgaagcaaaaaataaagtaaacgCTTCAAAGTCTATGTGCACGTGCGACTGCGGTATTTCTACGACAATCTGCAAATGCGTTGGTAAATGTTTGTGCGAAATTAAGCGTGCTGAGAATGGATCCTCAAGATGCGATAATTTATCGGGagaaatttgcaatttatGCCGAAAGAAGGTTGGTCAAATTGAGGTGAACGGGGCGGAATGCGGCTGCGGTAAATCTGAGAATAACGAGGTAGCCGCTTGCCAAAATTACTGCACCTGTGAGcatgtgaaaagaaaagaacaacCGAAGTTATGCGGATGTTCCGCCACTTGCAAATGTGAGAACAGAAAAGTTGACGGATTGGCGGTAACTAATGGAATTGCCTGCGAAGTTTGCTATAAAACGTGGGGTGAAAAGATATGCCAATGTTTCGACAACTGCAAATGTGAGAACAGAAACTTGGATCAAGCAgaaaatgataagaaaatttGCAGCTGCTATAGAGAGCGAAAATGTAAATGTAACGAATGTGCTCATTGTTTGAGTAACGGGGTACAAAAGTCGCAGGCGAAGCATTATTATTCATACAATTCGCACGAATCTCAGCAGTTGTCGGGACACTCAGGGAGATTGAAAAACGACGGATTGTGTAAGTGCGGGAAAGATTGTTGTTGCGAGAACAAACTGAAGGATATAGAAAGGAGATTGTACAGTCCGAAGCGTAGCGCAAGAACAAACTGTTCCTGCGAATCGAGGCTCGGCGAAAGCGACGGAAATAACCAGCAACACTGTCGAAGTTGCGGAAGCATGTACAAAAACGGGAGGAAATGCAACTGCCGCATAAGTTACCCGAAGCCGATCGCGTACGAATTATCGTTCACGGATGgcaaagtaaataaaaatacggaCTTTGTCGctaagaaaaatgataaaatcgaCACGAGAAGATTGCCCGAGGTAGCTGTGCCTGATTCGCCAACTAATACCGCTAGATCAGGGGGCGGCTGCTTGTGCGACGAAGCAAGGTCTTACACTTCGGGTAAGAATAGCGGACGGACAAAGACTCTTCAGGTATTCTATAATTCTATTCTATACTTTATCGctagaaaaaaatcttgtacAGTTTACATGTCAATTAACTAAAAGTTCACTCTATAAACTTGTAGGACTACTTGGCTCAAAATAAGCCTGATTTTGTTAATAATGTTGAAACTCGTCAGCAGtgtatgtttgaaatttctcacTTGCGAGAATTGAGGAGAGAGAAACGCGTTCAACTGCTTGCGCTGGCCAGCGGTTCAAATTTATCTAAAACTCCGAGAACGACTAAACCGAAAGGTAACTTGTTCCTCTTTGCCAAGCTTGCTTAGATGGATAGTTACGAAATTCAAGCCACATAAATATTCGCCATGTGCAAGagtttatcaatttatttttattacagtcTTGTCAGCGCAGAGGAAAATAAGTGACGAAGAAATGAAGGAGCGGCTGCGTAAACGTTACTACAGACTGCACGAGGTGCGCAGCAAACGGCAACAAAGGGAGAAACAGGAGCAAGCCAGGCGAAACAAATTGATGGCTAATATATTCGGCAAAAAGCTACAGCAGAAAGTTCTCAAGGGTCAAGTAGATCTTTCAAACAGCGTTAGCGTTATATCGAACttgtaatattgaattatCTTGCGTTTGTCACCACAGCTGGCTATGAGTACTAATATTAACAGTAATCGAAATGTGACACGTTTTGGTTTCAAAAATCTCTATACTCTGAGATTAATATCGTACATTCCGCTAAAGAATTTTGTACATTCTAGTATGGTTTAtacaaaactaaaaaattgagCATTTGACGTACAACGTAAAGTAGTTTGAAAAGTGAGGTCGAGTTGACATCAACACTTTTACAATATCCATATGACGTGTAACTGATAATAAAACGAATTAGATTGCTGAGCACTGACAAGTATATTacaagtattattttttattcgagaaAATAGAATGTTTGTATTTATGCTTATTATACATGAATCCATCATTTTTCATCCGAAATTTAGTGGttaatttacatattatattttttttctcacgtgttcattttaatacaaaaatacGAGTGGTACAACTAGAATAACATAACACGTGCCTGCCTATAGtagaaaattatataatagtaataacaataatttattgcactTGACCTAAAATCAAAAGAATCTACCAAGGGTATCAaactaattattttatacaatatctATGTATGGATATGTAAAAAAGAGAATGAACATAGCAACATGAATAATGGAACGTACAAACATCTGTAAAGATTTTTCGCACCGAAATGCCATGACAGTAATTTTAGTTAATTTGATTAGTTGAAAATTCTTATACCATCATTACTATTTGTTAGTAAAGTgggtaattttattattacatacttATAAAATGTACcatgttatttttatactttgtcCATATAGTCTTCTATTACCTCAGAAATTATGatataatttgtatttataCAACTTGTGCCGTTAAGTACACTTAGCTATGCTAGAGCATTACGTATGATCAGTTTACCTTATTCTTCCGTTATAAACAACATACGGTTGAAAAATCCAGcttaaaacaaagaaaaatacaaaccACCGTCGCACTCGATCTTTCGAATGAATTAAACTGACCAATAGTTGCATGCGTGGCGATCTCAATCAAGTCTGTTTACACTTTAGGAGAGAACAGTTCATAATATAGTACCTGATATTCACATTTCGAACATGACATAATGAtatagtaatttttcattttcaatatacTCGTATTATCTAggtagtagtaataataataaaaacaacagcaacaacaataataatagtaataataataccgaataaaatttatcggaCACTCCgcgaaaacaataattttacgtACTGAACGTGCACATAAATATATagatgttaaaatttttataaaataaaattagtttatcatgaaaaattaaataaatatgtgaaaaaacaaagaaacaaaaacgtcTGCATTATACCTTCGAAATCGGATAATTACCATACATTTCtcgttcaatttatttaccaACAATCTTTGCGAACCAGAGATTAGAAATTGTATCAGCGCTGATGGCGTAGGTTTgtttataaacaaataattctAACTCCGTATGTACCGGGGGTGTAACTCAGTGGTAGAGTGTCTGCTTCGCATGCTGAAAGTCCTGGGTTCAAATCCCAGCTCCTCCAAactaatattaattttttttttccactttcttCGTCGTTACATCAACGATTCGATCGAAGGAAGAACCCAATTTATTACAACGACCAATCGTCACTCGGTCAGTTTACACAAATTCCAACCTTTCAGCGACGCGATTATTCGCGACTTCGGCTCGCGTGAAAAAGCACGTGGTTCAGCGCGCTGTGCGTCCCGACCCATTGATAAGCACTTGAGCAGCAGGAGACATGGTAATACTTAGCCCAAGCTATTCACTCCTGCGGCACTAGTACTTAGGAACAGGACAGGATTCGATGTATGTTTGCAGTGCGTGGTAATATGCCGGCTGGTTAATCAGATCTCGCCTCACAGCTTATCTCGTCtctgaaaaaagtaaatatcaCAGAATTTGGTACGATGGCCGATTATACTGAAGAGTATAGAATCGATTTGCCAAGTGACTTCCGCGAAAAGTTGTGAGATTACCTACTAGAGTACATGCAAAACTGatattatcgtgcaaaaattcaaaaaaataaaacgtgtcTGATAATCTCTGACTGCAGTTTCACTTGACTTGAAAATACTGCtggtatttttattcatacaacGGGTGCGTGtttacgcgttttttttttttttttgttttccgtaCATGAAGCGCTTCTTTCTATGGAGGTCAGGcgagtctgcgaatgcgcatgcgcgcagtacagAAAAGATCACTTTCAACTCCAAGGAGATAAATGCAGTCTCGTCCGTAccgcgcgcatgcgctgtcgcgaacACATCTGACATTACGTgatcctaacctcaatttcgtgctgcgtgaaaaaacgcgtaacgtACTTTTGTTATATgaagaatcgtgtgcaacaaggaggcaaTGATCTTTTCTACTCCTGTATTGGCAATATtcatgaggctgaagttagcaacgttaacttaacgaaacatcagggaaaaaatcacaattacacaattttagaatgacCTTCAAGGATTTGGTTTTGCAAAATGTgagtacattttatttatcatggTTTACGCAATTTTAGACATTCCTAAAggacgaggttgaagttagtaacgttatcgtaatgAAACATTGGGGGAAAAATCACcgttttcgtaattttacaatgattttgaaggaaCTGAGATTTCGAAATACGAGTGTACTTTGgttacggtttactgaatttcagacaattccaaaaccgcgaaataacgatttttcctcagCAGGAATCTTTACGAtaacgttattaacttcaATATGATTCTAAACGTGCGAAGttacgatttttcctaaacacgcatcgttacagtaacgttactaacttcatcctcatcAATGTTTCTCTTCGATTCACctacgactcatattgcaaCCTTACGCTCGGCCCTaaaagaccgagtttgcctccttgttacGCAATATGTATACTATTTCTGAGCAggtgtttcttgttttcttaccgtataataaatataagctTTGTTATACCGCGAAACGTACCTATATAATAGGACCGATTTGAAAAgcggaataaaaattacgttaaacatattttttattaactgCAGGAGGAATGAAAAGCGTGCAGAGAGGTAATGTCACTGTGGTAAAAATCTATGCTGACATGTACCGCGCTTACGGTATGCAGAGAAGGAATTAATTCAATAGGTTGACCCGGGAGAATCGGGCTATTATTCAATTGGCAAAAATACCGCCGCATATTATGTGCTTGCTCACTTGTTACCAACGCACGTGTATCTACGTCGGAAGAATAATCTGAGAACGAATTAgactaaagaaaaaaagaatgtagCACAGACCGATCGACCTATAAcgaaatatgtatgtaaacgTTTCAGCGCATATTGCCTATAATTATAGTTTCGACTGTACTACGATTATTCTTCAAAAGCTCGAAGAATGACGACGTATacatgtgtgaaaaatttaaacgttGATTAACGAAGAGACAATAACTCCTCTTCTAAAGTAGGCATTAAACTTCGCCGCGAGTATTCATAGACGTGCCTAATCGACAAAATTCAGGAAATCCCTAATAGAGTACAAGCGCAGAGTACGTGATGTCGTTGTTCGCGTACCTGATTATAAACGGTCTTCGTACATTGGATAATTGCCCATAGTTTGCTGTTACAAATTGACCGCGTTCAAAGATTCGCATGTGTGTTTTTCATGGTACACGTATTCTTCACGGCCTTTAGCTCGTCGAAATTCAACAGTTTTCTATCCGAAAGAATCTTCCTTTCTCGCTTTTCCGATGCTGCACGTACAGTTGATCTCGCAGGGTCCGTTCTATCGTGTCAGTGCTTCAAACCTAGGTACAACAGCAAACGTTGTACACAACACAGCGATATGAGATCACGCAACAATTTGTGTTCGGTGTGCGTGCATACAAAGACAGCCGGTAGATGTGTGTAACGCGAATGGATGGGACGGTACCGAGAGCATCATTGAACCGGCCTTGGTAGCCCATTAAAGCCGCCCACTGTGCTTTGGGCCCAGCTCCGTTCGCGTAATTCTTCGTACCGTTCCTCCGTGCCTCCTCGCCTGGATATTACATGCTTACACGCAGCGTTTGACATCCAATGAAGAAACGCAGTGCCGGAAGTAGGCGCGAAAAAGCCTGGAACGCGGtgaattggaataaaatttgccGATCAGCTTGAAACGTAAACACGAATCATCCACTATTATACCCGATTGTATACCCTGCGCGTCGCGAAACGCGAACGGTTCATCAGCCAGCTCCGATCTTTTCATCAATGAAAAGTGAAAGATGGGAACAATTTAAATCTCCCCAATTAGCCATGATTCCATCACGTACCACGACACCCCGTTCTCGCGGTGTATGTGTAGAAGCGGCGTAAGTTGAAAGTAAGATGTATAGAGGCGTTCAATCCTTAACCCGTGACTTACGAAGAAGCTGGCTGGAGGCCGTGCAGGCACAGGCGGATTGTATGGGCTTGGCGTTCACAGAGGGTTTCATTCAATACGTGAAACTCCCTTAGAGCCGTGCTACGATGAATCACTCACTCCGGGAAGAAGCGAACTCGACCCGCCGACTCGGCGACTGTCTCGGCGTTTTTTTAACCCACGTGTGTTTGCACGATGCGTATTACGAAGCTGCGTGTTCGAGCGTCCATCGTGGGCCAAAAAATGTCCAAATACTGTACTCGTCGAGCTTTCACGGCTATGCAAGAATTTTATCGATATTCATTACCGCGGTCACGTTAAAACGCCGGCTTTGCTATCTTGGAAGGTAATTGGAGACGGAGATATCCGAGATGCGATGCACCGATGACGCGTACCGTATTTTATCCTTACACTTACGTACCGTCTGCTCATGCTTTAGTCTTCGGCGTCGAGTTTCACTTCGGCACGCTTCTCTACCTCCCCCTCCGGCGCATTGTATTAATTACACGTAAAACAAGCTGcattatacacacgtacgtGTATTTCATCACGCAATCCGGGATACGATTTTTCGAACGTCGTTGTAATCCGGAGCTCGACCCGATGCTTTGATCTTACAGCCGAAAGGAGATGTTAATTAATACGCGAGTCTGAGCCTAGCCGCCAACAGTTGAATCTTTGACTTTTTACGGTTCCCCGTACGGTTCTGTTTAGTGTTTCACCGCACTTGATCATCGCGCGATAGCATCGAACAGTATTCGTGGAATAATTATGTTTAACGACGCTCGAAAATAATTCGTcaagtaattaattttcaacttaagAATCGGGGAATACGAGGGTGATGGAATCGTTGAGTTGTTAACCCCCCCCCCGTTACATACGATTCGTAAATTATTATCGTGTGTACACGTATGCAGGCGTGGGCGCGGCGTCGTCGCAGACTTTTCTAAGAAGCGTGAATTCAAACGGTCAATTAGGGTATAACGCAAGCCGAAACTCGAGCGAGGCTCTGCTTGTCGAAAAAGTTGTTCCTCCTCTCGGGTCGTCCGGTTAAATCGGCCCTCATGCGTCGCGACACGTTTCACTTTTCACCCTTAAACGTTGAGACCGCGCATCGGGAACGGCACCGGGAACGAAAGCGTAAGAGAAACGGCTCTGCAAAGTGCTAATGGCAAAAGCTACCGCGCGTATATTAATGGGAATTAACGTTAATTCCCGTTCCCTCTACACACGCGCCATATGCCAACTTATTACAGTCTCGACGTCTGCTGCAGTCTTCTCGTCTTCTTCTCTTGTAATATGCTATAAACCGATGATAAACAACGTCGAGcgttactctctctctctctctctctctctctctctctttctctctcccggTACAAAGTACGGGTCTTATTAGtcttattatacgtatacggaACGTTAACTCGCGTCGGAATATACGTGGATTTTCCCGCGATATGTGATACTAATCCGCTTTGGCTGCATATAAGGTACGTACTGCCTATTATCGTTACAAATAGCACAATGCTGCATCGTTTAGATCGCCTCATTACGTTACGGAACGTTGACTCTGCAATCGTTTGAATCATGTAGCCACCCGATGCGACGATTCCTCTGTGTAGGTtcaaccctttgagtcatagtGGTAAGTATCcttaccacctattttatatgcatttttattcttttttttgttgtttttttttcatatttagaGAACTTTTCAGCATATTTCTCAGCAGTTTTTCCTATTTCTGATAGTGTAccaggttttcaatactcgagaataattattgcgatataatgtaaattattattgtttgaatcaaattgatttaaaaaaatcgtggaaattgaaggaataattcattttcgagAAAGTTGATCCTCTACGCATACACACGTTTTACATAAGTTTTAAGTTTTGGGgctcgctgattacgaatctgaaatcggatttcgAACCCGAAACTTCCTGCATAGAGTTTTTTGAccgtattcgatcaaatttgaaatttccttCCACCATAATGCATCCACTGCCTCGAATTGTCAAAAtatgatttcagattcgtaatcagcgagcCGAAATACCGTGGAATACCATCTTGTTATAAACGTTGACTCCGCACAATAatgtgtgactcaaagggttaaatttgaaagaagagaaaagggGCAACGCGCCTATTTCAATACGTCTTATAGGTTGCAGCTAGCTGGCTAGTCTCTTTTGTCCACCCCGTGCAATGCGTCGGCATGCCTATGTAATACGCATAATAGCGCACAATGCACGTATGTCATAAATTTACATTATCCCTGtggtattattattcttgttgttatcattattattattattattatacgcgtgGACGTATCGGCGAAATTGTCGAAGTACGGCAACGAAGAGAAGAAGCTGACGGTATATTATAAACACGGTTCGCTGCTTCTCTGTTGGTGGCGTTATTTCCATATTATCACAGGCGAGAGGTTAAGAAGTCAGTACAAGATAAGGAAGCTCCTCTCCTTCTTCGGAACTCCTCTCCGCCAAGAGAAAGCCGCTATTTTCAGAGCTGCGGcatgacaattatttttcagtatATTTTTCCTGCCTTCttctcatctctctctctctcactctctctctctttttctctgtaCAGTATACAATAAACGAAATAGATTTTCAACTGTTTATCTGGTTAGTATATTTAAAAAGTGTGATAAATGCACAATAAATCAGAATTGTCCAGCAGTATTAAAG is drawn from Neodiprion fabricii isolate iyNeoFabr1 chromosome 3, iyNeoFabr1.1, whole genome shotgun sequence and contains these coding sequences:
- the LOC124177966 gene encoding uncharacterized protein LOC124177966 isoform X1; this translates as MEYDSASSCDERLRESEPRGLENPREQRPFLNPTSLNNTVHDSQPKVAFNVNKSLSKQVMEYYKKYSQNSNLDQYFSLPETTAGDNLGVKYYYSIYELNHKSGGHGGETSRQDCVGQDYTLVNYVPRERRRWARPPLIGQSSSCNDNSSIYRRPLTEPRSPSPEPRRNTPETIPEEKNESRENLGDSQERKSNVSPTSSVTSHKPLEWDSGADVGYFNTLPLNRQSSKKLSTIERMALARGCSAALRQDPEGTTESGLSGPASQGQPGPKSKQRPDANSTPLPGALSETESEAEITPIVKNHVPGIITGDDIKSDTRKQVESEDVSSSETPKTSHPFKVPAVKYATEGKKSGGNAGTRSCVLKKSSSMNILAPVPSSKLLLKRSQSDLNLLAMDKGKSAPPLIFDSTSSLATIVNKPATCDKVIQTTISERFQESIGVQVSVLEEEKPPVPKRGTSLVQKSILKGSKNTYKVPDSEKRSACGTTENDRWTSEIANGNLNRPSSTDASRNDSRAATPQPDDTENVTGRANSFEYFPGHVYENVPNGSESQVSTVDTRRSNSTMPNTSSSIDEKLWGDSDSLVRDLERSVNILKSLVDANKCDKQVKKRLIHHVVKRLVTAKYTDDKIEHNLEENVPWNPDDARKKVYRTDIIQALTKKQNTTDSSDEWKPSKKKKSPKKQLNEEVRVVDEMITLESSNSDKFDVQTDRTEMDGRKARMGLRADDCQRSSNSPTDANKSESSECFLPQRRDKAKAHDNIFYFKQNSKIPNGDTSTSDNPLDQKRIYLDASVGARQSVMGSSNSSKNSADWRMPTTLSERQFELRRPNTSESGDSKLVSYAETEKKNQLLWITNEISHLSNLKKLLEQPKKSDRPRMSPKKIKHAIVTQKPLALLKCACGGNNHDNTQRTASDICDESIKPQWSSHCNLATCQSTVSSSAKNFNYQLKKRNSCTQTGTEPARAHSQTGSEITSPPLKHHNSEVTSVNIHVQTSPSSLTSPPPLRPRLTLPENTLPKAGCPVHKHSGLVCQCGRRQEHQEAGQNLLKNNCLYHFSNQKLSEQNLSNAHHHQPSPLHFNHQRVPVSNSDQSNRPNQTGTDIMQPISHGVGSKNRKSEPKEAKNKVNASKSMCTCDCGISTTICKCVGKCLCEIKRAENGSSRCDNLSGEICNLCRKKVGQIEVNGAECGCGKSENNEVAACQNYCTCEHVKRKEQPKLCGCSATCKCENRKVDGLAVTNGIACEVCYKTWGEKICQCFDNCKCENRNLDQAENDKKICSCYRERKCKCNECAHCLSNGVQKSQAKHYYSYNSHESQQLSGHSGRLKNDGLCKCGKDCCCENKLKDIERRLYSPKRSARTNCSCESRLGESDGNNQQHCRSCGSMYKNGRKCNCRISYPKPIAYELSFTDGKVNKNTDFVAKKNDKIDTRRLPEVAVPDSPTNTARSGGGCLCDEARSYTSGKNSGRTKTLQDYLAQNKPDFVNNVETRQQCMFEISHLRELRREKRVQLLALASGSNLSKTPRTTKPKVLSAQRKISDEEMKERLRKRYYRLHEVRSKRQQREKQEQARRNKLMANIFGKKLQQKVLKGQVDLSNSVSVISNL
- the LOC124177966 gene encoding uncharacterized protein LOC124177966 isoform X3, yielding MEYDSASSCDERLRESEPRGLENPREQRPFLNPTSLNNTVHDSQPKVAFNVNKSLSKQVMEYYKKYSQNSNLDQYFSLPETTAGDNLGVKYYYSIYELNHKSGGHGGETSRQDCVGQDYTLVNYVPRERRRWARPPLIGQSSSCNDNSSIYRRPLTEPRSPSPEPRRNTPETIPEEKNESRENLGDSQERKSNVSPTSSVTSHKPLEWDSGADVGYFNTLPLNRQSSKKLSTIERMALARGCSAALRQDPEGTTESGLSGPASQGQPGPKSKQRPDANSTPLPGALSETESEAEITPIVKNHVPGIITGDDIKSDTRKQVESEDVSSSETPKTSHPFKVPAVKYATEGKKSGGNAGTRSCVLKKSSSMNILAPVPSSKLLLKRSQSDLNLLAMDKGKSAPPLIFDSTSSLATIVNKPATCDKVIQTTISERFQESIGVQVSVLEEEKPPVPKRGTSLVQKSILKGSKNTYKVPDSEKRSACGTTENDRWTSEIANGNLNRPSSTDASRNDSRAATPQPDDTENVTGRANSFEYFPGHVYENVPNGSESQVSTVDTRRSNSTMPNTSSSIDEKLWGDSDSLVRDLERSVNILKSLVDANKCDKQVKKRLIHHVVKRLVTAKYTDDKIEHNLEENVPWNPDDARKKVYRTDIIQALTKKQNTTDSSDEWKPSKKKKSPKKQLNEEVRVVDEMITLESSNSDKFDVQTDRTEMDGRKARMGLRADDCQRSSNSPTDANKSESSECFLPQRRDKAKAHDNIFYFKQNSKIPNGDTSTSDNPLDQKRIYLDASVGARQSVMGSSNSSKNSADWRMPTTLSERQFELRRPNTSESGDSKLVSYAETEKKNQLLWITNEISHLSNLKKLLEQPKKSDRPRMSPKKIKHAIVTQKPLALLKCACGGNNHDNTQRTASDICDESIKPQWSSHCNLATCQSTVSSSAKNFNYQLKKRNSCTQTGTEPARAHSQTGSEITSPPLKHHNSEVTSVNIHVQTSPSSLTSPPPLRPRLTLPENTLPKAGCPVHKHSGLVCQCGRRQEHQEAGQNLLKNNCLYHFSNQKLSEQNLSNAHHHQPSPLHFNHQRVPVSNSDQSNRPNQTGTDIMQPISHGVGSKNRKSEPKEAKNKVNASKSMCTCDCGISTTICKCVGKCLCEIKRAENGSSRCDNLSGEICNLCRKKVGQIEVNGAECGCGKSENNEVAACQNYCTCEHVKRKEQPKLCGCSATCKCENRKVDGLAVTNGIACEVCYKTWGEKICQCFDNCKCENRNLDQAENDKKICSCYRERKCKCNECAHCLSNGVQKSQAKHYYSYNSHESQQLSGHSGRLKNDGLCKCGKDCCCENKLKDIERRLYSPKRSARTNCSCESRLGESDGNNQQHCRSCGSMYKNGRKCNCRISYPKPIAYELSFTDGKVNKNTDFVAKKNDKIDTRRLPEVAVPDSPTNTARSGGGCLCDEARSYTSGKNSGRTKTLQSCQRRGK